A genome region from Chryseobacterium indicum includes the following:
- the rpsG gene encoding 30S ribosomal protein S7, which translates to MRKTKAKKRPLLPDPKFNDQLVTRFVNNLMLDGKKSIAFKIFYDALDIVETKKGDTEKTALEIWKDALTNVMPHVEVRSRRVGGANFQIPMPIRADRKISMAMKWLISYSKKRNDKSMALKLANEVVAASREEGAAFKKKTDTHKMAEANKAFSHFKF; encoded by the coding sequence ATGAGAAAGACGAAAGCGAAAAAAAGACCGTTGTTACCAGATCCAAAATTTAATGATCAGTTGGTAACGAGATTCGTAAACAATTTAATGCTTGACGGTAAGAAGTCAATCGCATTCAAAATTTTCTATGATGCGTTGGATATCGTAGAAACTAAAAAAGGAGATACTGAGAAAACAGCCCTTGAAATCTGGAAAGATGCATTAACAAACGTTATGCCTCACGTAGAAGTACGTTCCAGAAGAGTAGGTGGAGCTAACTTCCAGATTCCTATGCCAATCAGAGCAGATAGAAAAATTTCTATGGCAATGAAATGGTTAATTAGCTACTCTAAAAAGAGAAATGATAAGTCTATGGCTTTGAAATTGGCTAATGAGGTAGTAGCTGCTTCAAGAGAAGAAGGTGCTGCTTTCAAAAAGAAAACAGATACTCACAAAATGGCGGAAGCAAACAAAGCTTTCTCACACTTCAAATTCTAA
- a CDS encoding low affinity iron permease family protein — MARSGKSFFEKFSDWATKFTGSSYAFIGATLIVIIWAVLGPVFNYSETWQLVINTGTTIITFLMVFLIQKAQNKDSKAIQIKLNELIAANEKASNRIVDIEDLTEKELDQLHYYYEKLADFAEEDDDIHSSHSIDAAKINQDHKHNAFRKKHEEWLQKQKP, encoded by the coding sequence ATGGCAAGATCAGGTAAAAGTTTTTTTGAAAAATTCTCAGATTGGGCAACAAAATTTACAGGGAGTTCATACGCTTTCATCGGGGCGACCTTAATCGTCATTATATGGGCAGTTTTGGGGCCTGTTTTTAACTATTCCGAAACATGGCAGCTCGTAATCAATACCGGAACAACCATCATCACTTTTCTCATGGTATTTTTAATTCAGAAAGCACAGAATAAAGATTCCAAAGCCATTCAGATAAAATTAAACGAATTAATTGCAGCAAACGAAAAAGCCAGCAACAGAATTGTAGACATTGAAGATTTAACGGAAAAAGAACTCGATCAGCTTCATTACTATTATGAAAAGTTAGCGGATTTTGCAGAAGAGGATGATGATATCCATTCTTCACATTCTATTGATGCTGCTAAAATAAATCAGGATCATAAGCATAATGCTTTCAGAAAAAAACATGAAGAATGGTTGCAGAAACAGAAACCATGA
- the fusA gene encoding elongation factor G has protein sequence MGRDLKFTRNIGIAAHIDAGKTTTTERILFYTGVNHKIGEVHDGASTMDWMEQEAERGITITSAATTCNWNFPTDQGKKLPETKPYHFNIIDTPGHVDFTVEVNRSLRVLDGLVFLFSAVDGVEPQSETNWRLADNYKVARMGFVNKMDRQGADFLNVVKQVKEMLGSNAVPIVLPIGAEEDFKGVVDLIKNRAIIWDEAGQGATYEVVPIPEDMKDEVLEYREKLVEAVADYDETLMEKFFEDPDSISEEEINEALRKATIDLSIIPMTCGSSFKNKGVQFMLDAVCKYLPSPLDKDNIKGTDPRTDADIERKPSVEEPFAALAFKIATDPFVGRLAFFRAYSGRLDAGSYVLNTRSGNKERISRIYQMHANKQNPVEYIEAGDIGAAVGFKDIKTGDTLSDEKNPIVLESMIFPDPVIGIAVEPKTKADQDKMGNALAKLAEEDPTFQVKTDEASGQTIISGMGELHLDIIVDRMRREFKVEVNQGQPQVEYKEALTQKANHREVYKKQSGGRGKFADIVFEIGPADEGKTGLEFINEIKGGNIPKEFIPSVEKGFREAMKNGPLAGFEVESMKITLKDGSYHQVDSDQLSFELAAKLGFKESGRAAKAVIMEPIMKLEVVTPEEYMGDIVGDLNRRRGTVNGMDDRNNAKVIKAFVPLSEMFGYVTSLRTLSSGRATSSMEFEKYEAAPTNVAEEVIAKAKG, from the coding sequence ATGGGAAGAGATCTTAAATTTACAAGAAATATTGGTATTGCTGCTCACATTGATGCAGGTAAGACTACCACTACAGAAAGGATTTTATTCTATACAGGTGTAAACCACAAAATTGGAGAGGTTCACGATGGTGCTTCTACAATGGACTGGATGGAACAGGAAGCAGAAAGAGGTATTACTATTACTTCTGCTGCAACTACTTGTAACTGGAATTTCCCAACAGATCAGGGTAAGAAATTACCTGAAACAAAACCTTACCACTTCAACATTATCGATACACCGGGACACGTTGACTTCACCGTAGAAGTAAACAGATCTTTGAGAGTATTGGACGGTTTGGTATTCTTATTCTCTGCAGTAGACGGAGTAGAGCCTCAGTCTGAAACAAACTGGAGACTTGCTGACAACTACAAAGTTGCGAGAATGGGATTCGTAAACAAAATGGACAGACAGGGTGCTGACTTCTTGAACGTTGTAAAACAAGTAAAAGAAATGTTAGGATCTAATGCAGTTCCAATCGTTTTACCAATCGGTGCTGAAGAAGATTTCAAAGGAGTTGTAGACTTAATTAAAAACAGAGCGATCATCTGGGATGAAGCAGGACAGGGAGCAACTTATGAAGTAGTTCCAATTCCTGAAGACATGAAGGATGAAGTTCTTGAATATAGAGAGAAATTAGTAGAAGCTGTTGCTGATTATGATGAGACTTTGATGGAGAAATTCTTCGAAGATCCGGATTCAATTTCTGAAGAGGAAATCAACGAAGCTTTAAGAAAAGCTACTATCGATCTTTCTATCATCCCAATGACTTGTGGATCTTCTTTCAAAAACAAAGGAGTACAGTTCATGCTTGATGCTGTTTGTAAATATCTTCCTTCTCCACTAGATAAGGATAATATCAAAGGAACAGATCCAAGAACTGATGCTGATATCGAAAGAAAACCATCTGTTGAGGAGCCTTTCGCTGCATTAGCTTTCAAAATTGCTACTGACCCATTCGTAGGTAGATTAGCATTCTTCAGAGCTTATTCAGGAAGATTGGATGCTGGTTCTTATGTATTAAACACAAGATCTGGTAACAAAGAAAGAATCTCAAGAATCTATCAGATGCACGCAAACAAGCAAAATCCGGTTGAGTATATCGAGGCTGGAGATATTGGTGCTGCTGTAGGATTTAAAGATATTAAAACAGGAGATACGTTATCTGATGAAAAGAACCCAATCGTTCTAGAATCAATGATCTTCCCGGATCCGGTAATCGGTATCGCTGTTGAGCCTAAAACGAAAGCTGACCAGGATAAAATGGGTAACGCTTTAGCTAAATTAGCTGAAGAAGATCCAACGTTCCAGGTTAAGACAGACGAGGCTTCAGGACAAACTATTATCTCAGGTATGGGTGAGCTTCACTTGGATATCATCGTAGACCGTATGAGAAGAGAGTTCAAAGTAGAGGTTAACCAAGGTCAGCCGCAAGTAGAATACAAAGAAGCTCTTACACAAAAAGCTAACCACAGAGAGGTTTACAAAAAGCAGTCTGGAGGTAGAGGTAAGTTCGCAGATATCGTATTCGAAATCGGTCCTGCAGACGAAGGTAAAACAGGTCTTGAATTCATCAACGAAATTAAAGGAGGTAACATTCCTAAAGAATTTATTCCTTCAGTAGAAAAAGGATTCAGAGAAGCAATGAAGAACGGTCCTTTAGCTGGATTTGAGGTTGAATCTATGAAGATTACATTGAAAGATGGATCTTACCACCAGGTTGACTCGGATCAGTTATCTTTCGAATTGGCTGCAAAGTTAGGTTTCAAAGAATCTGGTAGAGCTGCTAAAGCGGTTATCATGGAACCAATCATGAAGCTTGAAGTAGTAACTCCTGAAGAGTACATGGGTGATATCGTAGGTGACCTTAACAGAAGAAGAGGTACTGTAAACGGTATGGACGACAGAAACAACGCTAAAGTTATCAAGGCTTTCGTTCCGCTTTCTGAAATGTTTGGTTATGTAACTTCTCTTAGAACGTTATCTTCAGGTAGAGCAACATCTTCTATGGAATTCGAGAAATACGAAGCTGCTCCTACAAACGTTGCTGAAGAAGTAATCGCTAAGGCTAAAGGTTAA
- the rpsJ gene encoding 30S ribosomal protein S10 yields MSQRIRIKLKSYDYNLVDKSAEKIVKTVKATGAVVNGPIPLPTNKRIFTVLRSPHVNKKAREQFQLSAHKRLMDIYSSSSKTVDALMKLELPSGVDVEIKV; encoded by the coding sequence ATGTCACAAAGAATCAGAATAAAACTTAAATCTTACGATTACAACTTGGTAGATAAATCTGCAGAGAAAATCGTAAAAACGGTAAAGGCTACTGGTGCTGTTGTAAACGGACCAATTCCATTGCCAACCAACAAGAGAATCTTCACAGTGTTGAGATCTCCGCACGTAAACAAGAAAGCAAGAGAGCAGTTCCAATTATCAGCTCACAAGAGATTGATGGATATCTATTCTTCTTCTTCTAAAACTGTTGATGCTCTAATGAAATTAGAACTTCCTTCAGGTGTTGATGTTGAAATTAAAGTGTGA